One genomic window of Prochlorococcus sp. MIT 0801 includes the following:
- the psaC gene encoding photosystem I iron-sulfur center protein PsaC: MSHAVKIYDTCIGCTQCVRACPLDVLEMVPWDGCKASQIASSPRTEDCVGCKRCETACPTDFLSIRVYLGDETTRSMGLAY; this comes from the coding sequence TTGTCACACGCCGTAAAAATCTATGACACCTGTATTGGTTGCACCCAATGCGTCAGGGCTTGTCCACTTGATGTTCTTGAAATGGTTCCTTGGGATGGCTGCAAAGCTTCACAGATAGCTTCCTCTCCAAGAACTGAAGATTGTGTTGGATGTAAGCGATGTGAAACTGCTTGTCCAACTGATTTCCTTAGTATTAGGGTTTACTTAGGTGACGAAACAACTAGAAGTATGGGTTTGGCTTACTAA
- the acpP gene encoding acyl carrier protein, with the protein MSQEAILEKVRSIVAEQLSVEAGEVKPDSNFQNDLGADSLDTVELVMALEEAFDIEIPDEAAEGIATVGDAVNYIEEKQS; encoded by the coding sequence ATGTCCCAGGAAGCAATCCTTGAAAAAGTTCGTTCTATCGTCGCAGAACAACTTAGTGTTGAAGCTGGTGAAGTTAAACCGGATTCAAATTTCCAAAACGATCTCGGTGCAGACTCTCTCGACACTGTCGAGCTAGTGATGGCTCTGGAAGAGGCGTTTGACATAGAGATCCCTGACGAAGCTGCAGAAGGCATTGCCACTGTGGGGGATGCAGTCAATTACATCGAAGAAAAACAGTCTTGA
- the fabF gene encoding beta-ketoacyl-ACP synthase II yields the protein MMEKLHRVVVTGLGAITPIGNNIESYLKGLQSGRNGVDQITLFDASSHACRFAAEVKSFDPTGKLEPKESKRWDRFSKFGVVAAKEALNHSGLVIDDLNAEKIGVIIGSGVGGLLTMETQAHVLNNKGPSRVSPFTVPMMIPNMATGLAAIALGAKGPSSAVSTACAAGSNAIGDAFRLLQLGKADAMVCGGAEASITPLGVAGFASAKALSFRNEDPCTASRPFDSQRDGFVIGEGAGILILETLEHALKRDATIHAEIIGYGTTCDAHHITSPTPGGVGGAEAMKLALIDGQINPEEVDYINAHGTSTPANDSNETSAIKSALGNYAYQVPTSSTKSMTGHLLGGSGGIEAVACALAIKHEIIPPTINYSNPDPNCDLDYVPNKAREKKLGVVLSNSFGFGGHNVCLAFRQMI from the coding sequence ATGATGGAGAAACTCCATCGAGTTGTTGTGACAGGTCTTGGAGCGATAACTCCAATTGGCAACAACATCGAAAGTTACCTAAAAGGACTTCAATCTGGGCGCAATGGGGTTGATCAAATAACCCTTTTTGATGCCTCCTCCCATGCATGCAGATTTGCAGCAGAGGTAAAAAGTTTTGACCCAACCGGCAAATTAGAACCAAAAGAATCCAAAAGATGGGATCGTTTCTCAAAATTTGGAGTCGTTGCAGCCAAAGAAGCCCTGAATCATTCGGGTCTAGTAATTGACGATTTAAATGCTGAAAAAATTGGCGTGATCATTGGTTCTGGAGTTGGCGGATTGCTAACGATGGAAACTCAAGCTCATGTTTTAAACAACAAAGGTCCTAGTCGAGTAAGTCCATTTACTGTTCCCATGATGATTCCCAACATGGCTACAGGGCTAGCGGCTATTGCACTTGGCGCCAAAGGTCCAAGTTCAGCAGTTTCTACTGCTTGTGCCGCCGGATCAAATGCTATTGGTGATGCATTCAGACTGCTCCAACTAGGCAAAGCAGATGCAATGGTTTGTGGAGGAGCAGAAGCAAGTATTACCCCCTTAGGAGTCGCAGGTTTTGCGAGTGCTAAAGCCCTATCATTTAGAAATGAGGATCCATGCACGGCGAGTAGACCGTTTGATTCTCAAAGAGATGGTTTCGTAATTGGAGAAGGAGCAGGAATATTAATTCTAGAAACTCTTGAACATGCCTTAAAAAGAGATGCCACAATCCATGCAGAGATAATTGGTTATGGAACTACATGTGACGCACATCACATAACTTCCCCTACGCCAGGTGGAGTCGGAGGTGCAGAAGCTATGAAACTTGCATTAATTGATGGACAAATTAATCCAGAAGAAGTTGATTACATTAATGCTCATGGAACTAGCACTCCTGCAAATGACAGTAATGAAACATCTGCTATAAAAAGTGCTTTAGGAAATTATGCATATCAAGTGCCTACAAGCTCAACCAAATCCATGACAGGACATTTGTTGGGAGGTTCTGGTGGGATAGAAGCTGTTGCTTGTGCTCTGGCAATAAAACATGAAATAATTCCGCCAACAATTAATTATTCCAATCCAGACCCAAATTGTGATCTTGATTATGTACCAAACAAAGCAAGGGAGAAAAAATTAGGCGTCGTATTGTCTAACTCATTCGGGTTTGGCGGTCACAATGTCTGTCTAGCTTTTCGACAAATGATCTAA
- the tkt gene encoding transketolase, producing MVALTTSLDTLCINSIRMLAVDAINKSKSGHPGLPMGCAPMGYALWDKHLRHNPKNPKWFNRDRFVLSAGHGCMLLYALLHLTGYDSVTIEDIKEFRQWGAKTPGHPETFETPGVEVTAGPLGAGISNAVGLAIAESHLSAKFNKPDSTVVDHYTYVIMGDGCNQEGISSEACSLAGHLKLGKLIALYDDNHITIDGRTDVSFTEDVLKRYEAYGWHVQEIPEGNTDVEGISKAIENAKAVTDKPSIIKVTTTIGYGSPNKSDTAGIHGAPLGEEEAELTREQLGWSYKPFEVPQDAYDQYRQAIQKGAQLEEKWNETLATYKEKYPNEASQFERMLRGELPEGWDKDLPTYTADDKGVATRKHSQICLGALGPNIPELIGGSADLTHSNYTDIKGETGSFQYDSPEKRYLHFGVREHAMAAILNGIAYHDSGLIPYGGTFLVFADYMRGSMRLSALSELGVIYVLTHDSIGVGEDGPTHQPIETIPSLRAMPNMMVFRPGDGNETSGAYKVAIKNRKRPSSLCLSRQGMANQQNSSVDKVALGGYVLEDCDGTPELILIGTGTELDLCVQAAKKLTIEGRKVRVVSMPCVELFEEQSERYKEEVLPSNIRKRIVVEAAESFGWHKYIGLDGDSVTMNSFGASAPGGLCMEKFGFTVENVIDKSRNLLNK from the coding sequence ATGGTTGCCTTGACTACTTCCCTAGACACACTTTGCATCAACAGCATCAGGATGCTCGCTGTTGATGCAATTAATAAATCAAAAAGTGGTCACCCTGGACTCCCTATGGGTTGCGCACCGATGGGTTATGCATTGTGGGATAAACACTTACGTCATAATCCAAAAAACCCAAAATGGTTTAATCGAGACAGATTTGTTCTTTCAGCAGGACATGGATGCATGCTTTTGTATGCCCTTCTACATTTGACTGGTTATGATTCTGTCACCATTGAAGATATTAAAGAATTTAGACAATGGGGAGCTAAAACTCCAGGACACCCAGAAACATTTGAAACTCCTGGTGTTGAAGTAACTGCTGGACCTTTGGGAGCAGGAATTTCAAATGCAGTAGGATTAGCCATTGCAGAATCCCACCTATCTGCAAAATTCAATAAGCCTGATTCAACAGTTGTAGACCATTACACCTATGTGATCATGGGAGATGGTTGCAACCAAGAAGGCATTTCTTCAGAGGCCTGTTCTCTTGCTGGTCATTTGAAACTCGGCAAATTAATAGCTTTATACGATGACAACCACATCACTATTGATGGAAGAACTGACGTCTCATTTACAGAGGATGTCCTAAAAAGATATGAAGCATATGGATGGCATGTACAAGAAATTCCTGAGGGGAATACAGATGTAGAAGGGATATCTAAAGCTATTGAAAATGCAAAAGCAGTCACAGATAAGCCATCAATTATCAAAGTAACCACAACCATTGGTTATGGTTCACCCAACAAAAGCGATACTGCAGGTATTCACGGTGCTCCTTTAGGTGAGGAAGAAGCGGAACTCACAAGGGAACAATTAGGTTGGTCTTACAAGCCTTTCGAGGTTCCTCAAGATGCATACGATCAATATCGTCAAGCTATTCAAAAAGGTGCACAACTAGAAGAAAAGTGGAATGAAACTCTTGCTACGTATAAAGAAAAATATCCCAATGAAGCATCTCAATTTGAGCGTATGTTGAGAGGCGAGCTCCCAGAAGGATGGGATAAAGATTTACCAACCTATACAGCTGATGATAAGGGGGTAGCTACTAGAAAACATTCTCAAATATGTCTAGGCGCTCTTGGTCCAAACATTCCTGAACTAATAGGAGGTTCTGCCGATTTAACTCATTCAAATTACACAGATATAAAAGGTGAGACTGGATCTTTTCAATATGACAGTCCTGAGAAACGTTATTTACATTTTGGTGTCAGAGAACATGCCATGGCAGCCATATTGAATGGTATTGCTTATCACGATAGTGGTTTGATTCCATATGGTGGAACCTTCTTAGTCTTCGCAGACTACATGAGAGGTTCGATGCGTCTTTCAGCTCTTAGTGAGCTAGGGGTTATTTATGTTTTAACCCATGATTCCATAGGTGTTGGTGAAGATGGCCCAACACATCAACCCATAGAAACCATTCCATCATTGAGAGCAATGCCAAATATGATGGTTTTCCGTCCAGGCGATGGCAATGAAACCAGTGGTGCCTATAAAGTTGCAATAAAAAATCGTAAGAGACCAAGTTCCTTATGCCTAAGTAGGCAGGGTATGGCCAATCAACAAAATTCATCTGTAGACAAAGTTGCTTTAGGTGGATACGTACTTGAAGATTGCGATGGCACTCCAGAACTAATACTTATCGGAACCGGAACTGAACTTGATTTATGTGTTCAAGCAGCTAAAAAGTTAACTATCGAAGGAAGAAAAGTGCGTGTTGTTTCTATGCCATGCGTTGAACTTTTTGAAGAACAAAGCGAGCGTTATAAAGAAGAAGTTTTACCATCAAATATCAGGAAACGGATAGTAGTTGAAGCTGCAGAGAGCTTCGGATGGCATAAATATATTGGTCTTGATGGTGATAGCGTAACTATGAATAGCTTTGGAGCATCTGCCCCAGGTGGATTATGTATGGAAAAATTTGGATTTACAGTTGAGAACGTAATTGATAAATCTAGAAATCTTCTCAACAAATAA
- the thiC gene encoding phosphomethylpyrimidine synthase ThiC: MRNSWVASRKGKTNVSQMHFARKGEITEEMRYVAKRENLPESLVMEEVARGRMVIPANINHANLEPMAIGIASTCKVNANIGASPNASDIGEELKKLELAVKYGADTLMDLSTGGVNLDEVRTAIINASPIPIGTVPVYQALESVHGSISRLTEDDFLHIIEKHCQQGVDYQTIHAGLLIEHLPKVKGRITGIVSRGGGILAQWMLYHYKQNPLFTRFDDICEIFKRYDCTFSLGDSLRPGCLHDASDEAQLAELKTLGELTRRAWKHDVQVMVEGPGHVPMDQIEFNVRKQMEECSEAPFYVLGPLVTDISPGYDHISSAIGAAMAGWYGTAMLCYVTPKEHLGLPNPEDVREGLIAYKIAAHAADVARHRSGARDRDDELSKARKEFDWNKQFELSLDPERAKQYHDETLPEEIFKKAEFCSMCGPNHCPMNTKITDEDLDKLNDKMKSKGAGELTPVKLNKEN; this comes from the coding sequence ATGCGGAATTCATGGGTGGCTTCCAGAAAAGGTAAAACTAATGTTTCTCAGATGCATTTTGCTCGCAAAGGCGAAATTACTGAAGAAATGAGATACGTGGCAAAGCGTGAGAATCTTCCTGAGTCTCTAGTTATGGAGGAGGTAGCAAGAGGTCGAATGGTTATTCCTGCAAATATTAACCATGCGAACTTAGAGCCGATGGCAATAGGTATTGCCTCAACATGTAAAGTTAATGCAAATATTGGTGCTTCGCCAAATGCAAGCGACATTGGTGAAGAATTAAAGAAGCTTGAGCTGGCAGTTAAATATGGCGCAGATACTCTCATGGATCTCTCTACTGGAGGGGTTAATTTAGATGAAGTGCGAACTGCAATCATAAATGCATCCCCTATCCCCATTGGTACAGTTCCTGTTTATCAAGCTTTAGAAAGTGTTCATGGTTCTATTTCAAGGTTAACTGAGGATGATTTTTTACACATAATAGAAAAGCATTGTCAGCAAGGAGTTGATTATCAAACTATTCATGCAGGCTTATTGATTGAACATTTACCCAAGGTTAAAGGTCGAATTACTGGAATAGTTAGTCGTGGTGGTGGAATTCTTGCTCAATGGATGCTTTATCACTACAAGCAAAACCCTTTGTTTACTCGTTTTGATGATATTTGTGAAATATTTAAACGCTATGACTGCACTTTTTCTTTGGGGGACTCTCTAAGACCTGGATGTCTGCATGATGCATCAGATGAAGCTCAACTTGCTGAGTTGAAAACCCTTGGTGAATTGACTAGACGTGCTTGGAAACATGATGTTCAAGTCATGGTTGAAGGACCTGGTCATGTACCTATGGATCAAATTGAATTCAATGTTAGGAAGCAAATGGAGGAGTGTTCAGAAGCACCTTTCTATGTTCTAGGTCCATTAGTAACAGATATTTCTCCTGGTTATGATCACATCTCAAGTGCAATTGGTGCAGCCATGGCAGGTTGGTACGGGACTGCGATGCTCTGTTATGTGACACCTAAGGAACATCTTGGGTTGCCAAATCCTGAGGATGTCAGAGAAGGTTTGATTGCTTATAAAATTGCTGCCCATGCTGCAGATGTAGCAAGACATAGATCAGGAGCTCGTGATCGTGATGATGAGTTAAGTAAGGCTCGTAAAGAATTTGACTGGAACAAACAGTTTGAATTGTCCTTGGATCCCGAGAGAGCTAAGCAATATCATGACGAAACTTTACCTGAAGAAATTTTCAAAAAAGCAGAGTTTTGTTCAATGTGTGGCCCTAATCATTGTCCAATGAATACAAAAATCACAGATGAAGATCTTGATAAATTAAACGATAAAATGAAGTCAAAAGGGGCAGGTGAATTAACTCCAGTAAAGTTAAATAAAGAAAATTAG
- a CDS encoding DUF3188 domain-containing protein: MNKLGNPLISISAPLLVLLAITGFLNREGKNKIQAIPALVVGSGLVLTGAVRRFSRRRMLFLEIKKDMNDQNF; the protein is encoded by the coding sequence ATGAACAAGTTGGGTAACCCATTAATCTCAATTTCAGCACCATTGCTAGTTTTATTAGCAATTACAGGCTTTTTAAATAGAGAGGGCAAAAATAAAATCCAAGCCATACCTGCTTTAGTTGTTGGAAGTGGATTGGTTTTGACTGGCGCGGTTAGAAGATTTAGCAGACGCAGAATGTTGTTTTTAGAGATAAAAAAAGATATGAATGATCAAAATTTTTGA
- a CDS encoding amidohydrolase yields the protein MKDLGKKIDALTKDILPDLIRLRRHLHAHPELSGQEYQTAALVAGELRKSGWEVKEAVGKTGVVAEMGNKNGPVVGLRVDMDALPIEERTDLDYSSAIQGLMHACGHDLHTCIGLGVAKVLAKNKFTNSRIRIIFQPAEEIAQGANWMRAEKVLEGVQALFGVHVYPDLSVGKIGIKTGTFTAAAAELEIDIIGNGGHGARPHEGIDSIWISAKVISGLQEAISRRLDALKPVVISFGKISGGNAFNVIAERVKLLGTVRCLDKNLYENLPQWIEKIVQNIASNYGGKANIKFKSIAPPVYNDPELTGLLSSCAKNFMDQENIVYLENPSLGAEDFAFFLQDVPGTMFRLGVAGDQGCAPLHSGYFSLDEKSLELGIKILSQTLVMATKTLQDI from the coding sequence ATGAAAGATTTAGGAAAAAAAATTGACGCTTTAACTAAGGATATACTCCCTGATTTGATTCGATTACGTCGTCATCTCCATGCTCACCCAGAGCTAAGCGGTCAGGAATATCAAACTGCTGCTCTTGTTGCTGGGGAGCTTAGAAAATCAGGTTGGGAAGTAAAAGAAGCCGTTGGTAAAACGGGGGTGGTAGCTGAAATGGGTAACAAAAACGGACCTGTTGTTGGCTTACGAGTTGATATGGATGCTTTGCCAATCGAGGAGAGAACAGATTTAGATTATTCTTCTGCAATTCAAGGTCTGATGCATGCATGTGGCCATGATCTGCATACTTGTATTGGTTTGGGGGTGGCAAAAGTATTAGCAAAAAACAAATTTACAAATTCTCGAATCCGAATCATTTTTCAACCTGCTGAGGAGATTGCTCAAGGTGCAAATTGGATGAGAGCTGAAAAGGTCCTTGAGGGAGTTCAAGCTCTATTTGGTGTGCATGTTTATCCAGATTTGTCAGTTGGCAAGATTGGAATAAAAACTGGTACTTTTACAGCAGCCGCGGCTGAATTGGAAATAGATATTATTGGAAATGGAGGGCATGGAGCTAGACCACATGAAGGCATCGATTCAATTTGGATTTCTGCAAAAGTTATTAGTGGACTTCAAGAGGCCATTAGTAGACGCTTGGATGCTCTTAAGCCAGTAGTTATTAGCTTTGGGAAAATTTCAGGAGGTAATGCTTTTAATGTAATTGCTGAGAGGGTTAAGCTTCTAGGTACAGTAAGGTGTCTTGATAAAAACCTTTATGAAAATTTGCCTCAATGGATTGAGAAAATAGTGCAAAATATAGCCTCTAATTATGGAGGCAAGGCTAATATAAAATTCAAGTCTATTGCTCCTCCAGTTTATAACGATCCAGAGTTGACTGGTTTGTTATCTAGCTGTGCAAAGAATTTTATGGATCAAGAAAATATTGTTTATTTAGAAAATCCATCATTAGGAGCTGAAGATTTTGCTTTCTTCTTGCAAGATGTTCCAGGCACCATGTTTAGATTAGGAGTTGCTGGCGATCAAGGTTGTGCTCCATTGCACAGCGGATATTTTTCTTTGGATGAAAAAAGCCTGGAATTAGGAATAAAAATTTTGTCTCAAACACTAGTCATGGCAACTAAAACTCTCCAAGACATCTAG
- a CDS encoding tetratricopeptide repeat protein — protein MISGRVVKVLLLLSIIFVFVPFSTQAKVLPKVLFEKALQESKEGDFIRAEKDWSSYLNENPEDAAALSNRGNIRLALGDPKGAIRDQTKAIEISPEDLDPYLNRGIAEEALQRWEDASKDYNYVLNINPKDVSALYNLANVMGSMDNWMEAKKLFAKAASSNNAIAMARSSEALAIYQLGDLELAEKKIRILIRKYPLFADARAALSALLWSKGFSGEAESNWAAAAGLDIRYREEDWLLNIRRWPPRPTNDLIAFLALDDK, from the coding sequence ATGATTTCTGGAAGAGTTGTAAAAGTTCTACTTTTACTTTCTATTATTTTTGTTTTCGTACCATTTTCTACCCAAGCCAAAGTGCTTCCTAAAGTTTTATTTGAGAAGGCTCTTCAAGAAAGTAAAGAAGGAGATTTCATTCGAGCTGAAAAAGATTGGAGTTCTTACTTAAATGAGAATCCAGAGGATGCGGCTGCCTTAAGTAATAGAGGTAATATTCGTCTCGCCCTTGGCGATCCTAAAGGAGCCATAAGAGACCAAACTAAGGCTATTGAAATTTCGCCTGAAGATTTAGACCCTTATCTGAATAGAGGAATTGCCGAAGAAGCACTGCAGCGTTGGGAGGACGCCAGTAAAGATTACAACTATGTTTTAAACATTAATCCTAAAGATGTTTCAGCTTTATATAACTTAGCTAACGTGATGGGCTCCATGGATAATTGGATGGAAGCGAAGAAATTGTTTGCTAAAGCTGCCTCGTCAAATAATGCCATAGCTATGGCTAGGTCTAGTGAGGCGCTTGCGATTTATCAATTGGGCGATCTTGAACTCGCTGAAAAGAAAATCAGAATATTAATCCGTAAATATCCTTTATTCGCAGATGCGAGAGCAGCATTAAGTGCTCTTCTATGGAGTAAAGGCTTCTCAGGTGAAGCTGAGAGCAATTGGGCTGCGGCGGCTGGATTAGATATTCGATACCGCGAGGAGGATTGGTTATTGAATATTCGCCGTTGGCCTCCGAGACCTACAAATGATTTGATTGCATTTCTAGCTTTGGATGATAAATGA
- the ruvB gene encoding Holliday junction branch migration DNA helicase RuvB, which yields MAIVSSITNHSSLPNDKGEERLVDPSLLKEEIKSSQQDSLRPKSFDDFVGQSELKKVLEISVKASLKRGEALDHLMLYGPPGLGKTTMALVIAEELGVKARVTSAPALERPRDIVGLLINMQPRELIFVDEIHRLNRISQELLYPAMEDRRLDLTVGKGTSSRLRAIELPPFTLVGATTKPAALSSPMRDRFGITQRLDFYNYLDLENIIKRSAKLINLLISEEASHQLAKRSRGTPRIANRLIRRVRDYAEVHSSSKKIDVEVVNDALDLHRVDQRGLDATDRSYLSLLVNQYQGGPVGLETLAAALGEDSTTLETVVEPYLMQIGFLQRTSRGRVVTPAAKKHYLLSANNIDI from the coding sequence ATGGCAATTGTGTCTTCAATTACTAATCATTCTTCTCTTCCCAATGATAAGGGAGAGGAAAGATTGGTTGACCCCAGTCTTTTAAAGGAGGAGATTAAATCATCTCAACAAGATTCACTAAGGCCTAAATCTTTTGATGATTTTGTAGGTCAATCTGAATTAAAAAAAGTTCTTGAGATTTCAGTTAAAGCATCATTAAAAAGAGGTGAAGCACTTGATCATTTAATGCTTTATGGGCCACCAGGATTGGGCAAAACTACCATGGCTCTTGTTATTGCTGAGGAATTGGGGGTTAAAGCCAGAGTTACAAGCGCTCCTGCTCTTGAACGACCAAGGGATATTGTTGGATTATTGATTAATATGCAGCCACGTGAATTGATTTTTGTAGATGAAATTCACAGACTAAATCGAATATCACAGGAACTTTTGTACCCTGCGATGGAAGATAGAAGGTTAGATTTAACTGTAGGTAAGGGTACTTCCTCGAGACTGCGAGCAATCGAACTCCCACCTTTTACCTTAGTAGGTGCTACGACAAAACCTGCAGCCTTAAGTTCCCCTATGCGAGATCGTTTTGGCATAACTCAGCGACTAGATTTTTACAATTATTTGGACCTTGAAAATATAATTAAAAGATCTGCAAAACTCATTAATTTATTAATTTCAGAGGAAGCATCTCACCAATTAGCCAAAAGAAGTCGAGGTACTCCTCGAATTGCAAATAGGCTGATACGAAGAGTTAGAGATTATGCAGAAGTGCATTCTTCTTCGAAAAAGATTGATGTTGAAGTCGTTAACGATGCGCTTGATCTTCATCGTGTGGATCAAAGAGGTCTAGATGCAACAGATAGAAGTTATTTGAGCTTGTTAGTTAATCAATATCAAGGAGGCCCAGTAGGACTTGAGACTTTGGCTGCTGCACTTGGAGAGGATTCAACCACTCTTGAAACTGTGGTTGAGCCTTATTTAATGCAAATTGGTTTTTTGCAGAGAACTTCTAGGGGAAGGGTTGTTACTCCAGCAGCTAAAAAACATTATTTGCTTTCCGCAAATAATATAGATATATGA
- the smpB gene encoding SsrA-binding protein SmpB, which yields MSKKGKKKSKKDSSVDGNRRLAENRQARYEYEILETLETGLELLGTEVKSIRAGKVNLKDGFCLIKKDQIQLHNVHISPHNYAGKFFNHEPLRIKRLLAHRKEIEKLKINLERKGLTIIPLSLYLKGSWIKLKIGVGKGRKLHDKREREKSNDSKRDLANAIKRF from the coding sequence ATGAGCAAAAAAGGAAAGAAAAAATCCAAAAAAGATTCCTCAGTCGATGGAAATCGTCGATTAGCAGAGAATCGACAAGCAAGATATGAATATGAAATCCTAGAAACACTTGAAACTGGATTAGAGCTTCTTGGAACAGAAGTTAAATCAATTAGAGCTGGAAAAGTAAATTTAAAAGATGGCTTTTGCCTGATTAAAAAAGATCAAATTCAACTTCACAATGTTCATATATCACCTCATAATTATGCAGGTAAATTTTTCAATCACGAACCTCTGAGAATCAAAAGACTTCTTGCTCATCGAAAAGAAATCGAGAAATTAAAAATAAATTTAGAGAGAAAAGGTTTAACAATAATACCTTTAAGTCTTTATCTAAAAGGCTCATGGATCAAGTTAAAAATAGGTGTAGGTAAAGGAAGGAAGCTTCATGACAAAAGAGAGAGAGAAAAGAGTAATGACTCAAAAAGAGATTTAGCTAATGCTATAAAACGTTTTTAA
- the lysS gene encoding lysine--tRNA ligase, with the protein MSELRDTRLEKAKALNKLGQGPYGLNFRPTDSAAVLQEKYEDLPNGEEKNDEVSMAGRVTSRRVMGKLAFFTLADETGTVQLFLEKATLNRNEDSENLNNNFENITSLVDSGDWIGVSGILRRTDRGELSIKVFEWSMLSKSLQPLPDKWHGLADVEKRYRQRYLDLIVNPQSRKTFRTRALLVSSIRRWLDEKDFLEIETPVLQSEAGGADARPFITHHNTLDLPLYLRIATELHLKRLVVGGFQRVYELGRIFRNEGISTRHNPEFTSVEIYEAFSDYFDMMDLTEKLLSSVCEKICGSTKINYQEQEIDLQPPWRRATMHDLVKEFTGIDFELFGDNADNARTEMRRKGLQVPNKADSVGSLLNEAFEQAVEPELVQPTFVMDYPIEISPLARKHRSKKGLVERFELFIVGRETANAFSELIDPIDQRERLLLQQAKKEAGDLEAQSLDEDFINALEVGMPPTGGLGIGIDRFVMLLTDSPSIRDVIAFPLLRPESNLKQTGK; encoded by the coding sequence TTGTCTGAATTAAGAGATACCCGCCTTGAGAAGGCAAAAGCACTAAATAAGCTTGGTCAAGGTCCCTATGGTTTGAATTTTAGACCTACTGATTCTGCCGCTGTTTTGCAGGAAAAATATGAAGATTTGCCAAATGGCGAAGAAAAAAACGACGAAGTATCTATGGCAGGGCGAGTAACTTCTAGAAGAGTGATGGGAAAACTTGCTTTTTTTACTCTTGCCGATGAAACAGGCACAGTGCAGCTCTTTTTGGAAAAGGCGACCTTAAATCGGAATGAAGATAGCGAGAATCTAAATAATAATTTTGAGAACATTACATCTCTCGTTGATTCTGGTGATTGGATAGGAGTCAGTGGAATATTAAGGAGAACTGATAGAGGCGAACTTTCTATAAAGGTTTTTGAATGGTCAATGCTATCAAAATCGTTACAACCCTTACCAGATAAATGGCATGGACTTGCAGATGTAGAAAAGCGCTATAGACAAAGATATTTAGATTTAATTGTAAATCCGCAGTCAAGAAAAACTTTTCGAACCAGGGCTTTATTAGTTAGTTCAATTCGACGATGGTTAGATGAAAAAGACTTTCTTGAAATCGAGACCCCAGTTCTACAATCAGAAGCTGGAGGAGCGGACGCAAGGCCTTTCATAACTCATCACAACACGCTCGATTTGCCTTTGTATTTGAGGATTGCAACAGAATTGCATCTTAAAAGACTTGTGGTGGGTGGATTTCAAAGGGTCTATGAACTTGGAAGAATTTTTAGAAATGAAGGAATTAGCACTAGGCATAATCCTGAATTTACATCTGTTGAGATTTATGAGGCCTTTTCAGATTATTTCGACATGATGGATTTAACAGAAAAATTACTTTCCTCAGTTTGTGAAAAGATTTGTGGATCGACCAAAATTAATTATCAAGAGCAAGAAATAGATTTGCAACCTCCTTGGAGAAGGGCCACGATGCATGATTTAGTTAAGGAATTTACTGGAATTGATTTTGAATTGTTTGGAGACAATGCTGATAATGCTAGGACTGAAATGCGTCGAAAGGGGCTTCAAGTGCCCAACAAGGCTGATAGTGTAGGAAGCCTATTGAATGAAGCTTTTGAACAAGCAGTAGAGCCTGAACTGGTTCAACCTACATTTGTGATGGATTATCCAATTGAGATTTCTCCATTGGCTAGAAAACACAGAAGCAAGAAAGGTTTAGTGGAAAGATTTGAACTTTTTATTGTTGGAAGAGAAACTGCTAATGCTTTTAGTGAATTAATTGACCCTATTGATCAAAGAGAGCGTTTACTTTTACAGCAAGCAAAAAAAGAAGCGGGTGATCTTGAGGCTCAAAGTTTGGATGAGGATTTTATCAATGCTCTTGAAGTCGGAATGCCTCCAACAGGAGGCCTAGGAATAGGAATAGATAGGTTCGTAATGCTGTTAACGGATAGTCCTTCAATAAGAGATGTCATAGCTTTTCCACTTTTACGACCAGAATCAAATTTAAAACAAACTGGAAAGTGA